A region from the Arcobacter sp. F155 genome encodes:
- a CDS encoding MarR family winged helix-turn-helix transcriptional regulator: protein MNTKSLKSYGKRTDKSMKTIIRIERIRSKFHNRLVNYLNEFDLTFNQFKVLEVLYHRGDLNIGSITKLTMSTPGNITVVVRNLKRDGWITTISDPEDKRASILTITKKGIEVIEKVFPNHAKNLKKSLEILSDEELDTLYELLNKVYKAN, encoded by the coding sequence ATGAATACAAAATCACTGAAAAGTTATGGAAAAAGAACAGATAAATCTATGAAAACTATTATTAGAATAGAGAGAATTAGATCAAAGTTTCATAATAGATTAGTGAACTATTTAAATGAATTTGACTTAACATTTAACCAGTTTAAAGTGCTAGAAGTACTTTATCATAGAGGTGATTTAAATATTGGTTCAATTACAAAGCTTACAATGAGTACTCCTGGTAATATAACTGTTGTAGTAAGAAATCTTAAAAGAGATGGATGGATAACAACAATTTCTGACCCAGAAGATAAAAGAGCTTCTATTTTAACTATTACTAAAAAAGGAATAGAAGTAATTGAAAAGGTATTTCCAAATCATGCAAAAAACCTAAAAAAATCACTTGAAATTTTAAGTGATGAAGAGCTTGATACTTTATATGAACTTTTAAATAAGGTCTATAAAGCAAACTAA
- a CDS encoding pirin family protein — protein sequence MLKKLKKENMGTSNLGWLESRFHFSFAEYRNPDNVNFGVLRVLNDDIVHPKSGFDKHPHHNMEIISYIVKGEITHKDSMGNEETLKRGEVQYLSAGNGIYHSEHNLHESEDLRLLQIWIIPPTIGLNRLYGSEKFKKEQRENKLLNIVSSKNGNAPIKIHQDVNFYVSELDKNKTLDFKIDENRQVYFAQIEGTSLVNDIELNEGDAMEITEERNLEIKALENSHFLFIEMKSE from the coding sequence ATGCTAAAAAAACTAAAAAAAGAAAATATGGGAACATCAAATCTTGGTTGGCTTGAAAGTAGATTTCATTTCTCTTTTGCTGAGTATAGAAACCCTGATAACGTAAATTTTGGAGTATTAAGAGTTTTAAATGATGATATAGTTCATCCAAAAAGTGGCTTTGACAAACATCCTCACCATAATATGGAAATCATCTCTTATATAGTTAAAGGTGAAATTACACACAAAGACTCAATGGGAAATGAAGAGACTTTAAAACGTGGGGAAGTTCAATATCTAAGCGCAGGAAATGGAATCTATCATAGTGAACATAATCTGCATGAAAGTGAAGATTTAAGGCTTTTACAAATTTGGATTATACCTCCTACTATTGGTCTTAATAGACTTTATGGTTCAGAAAAATTTAAAAAAGAGCAAAGGGAAAACAAGCTTTTAAATATTGTTTCTTCAAAAAATGGTAATGCCCCTATAAAAATTCATCAAGATGTAAACTTTTATGTTAGTGAACTAGATAAAAATAAAACTTTAGATTTTAAAATAGATGAAAATCGTCAAGTCTATTTTGCACAAATTGAAGGAACCTCTTTAGTAAATGATATTGAACTAAATGAAGGTGATGCAATGGAAATTACAGAAGAGAGAAACCTTGAAATAAAAGCACTAGAAAACTCACATTTTCTTTTTATTGAAATGAAAAGTGAGTAA
- a CDS encoding YceI family protein, which yields MTKLVKLGLASVLTASALFGGTYNVDKSHSNVGFKVKHMMISNVTGKFDNFNGSFEYDEKTNSLKSLNGVVEVKSVNTANEKRDKHLKESDFFAAEKYPQITFDLNKVEDDKAYGKLTMRGVTKDVILDVETNGTIKDPWGNTRAGLVLEGKINRMDYGIKYNSVLEAGGVAVGEKVKLIVELEGILKK from the coding sequence ATGACAAAATTAGTAAAACTAGGATTAGCTTCAGTTTTAACAGCAAGTGCACTATTTGGTGGAACATATAACGTAGATAAGAGTCACTCAAATGTTGGATTCAAAGTAAAACATATGATGATTTCAAATGTTACTGGTAAATTTGATAACTTCAATGGTTCATTTGAATATGATGAAAAGACTAACTCTTTAAAATCATTAAATGGTGTTGTTGAAGTGAAATCAGTAAATACTGCAAATGAAAAAAGAGATAAACACTTAAAAGAATCAGACTTCTTTGCAGCAGAAAAATACCCACAAATTACTTTTGATCTTAACAAAGTAGAAGATGATAAAGCTTATGGAAAACTGACTATGAGAGGTGTTACTAAGGATGTTATCTTAGATGTTGAAACAAATGGAACAATTAAAGACCCTTGGGGAAATACAAGAGCTGGTTTAGTTCTTGAAGGTAAAATTAATAGAATGGATTATGGAATTAAATATAACTCTGTATTAGAAGCTGGTGGAGTAGCAGTTGGTGAAAAAGTAAAACTAATTGTTGAATTAGAAGGTATTCTAAAAAAATAA
- a CDS encoding LysE family transporter, producing MELNVWLTLLLATIAISVSPGAGAVVSMNYGIKYGLKKSYAAIFGLQAGLLIQTFVVVIGLGALIAKSVMLFNIIKWIGVVYLIYLGLSKIFEKVETIDEEEHLKAYSAKRAFISATLINLTNPKATVFLVAFIPQFLNPEYSLWIQFGIICLTLCVIDIFVMTGYSSMASKLKFLIKDVKAMKVQNRITGSFLILAAIFMSTTKRA from the coding sequence ATGGAATTAAATGTTTGGTTAACACTATTACTTGCTACTATTGCTATTTCTGTTTCACCTGGAGCAGGAGCTGTTGTTTCTATGAACTATGGAATTAAATATGGGCTGAAAAAATCATATGCTGCAATCTTTGGTTTACAAGCTGGACTATTAATACAAACTTTTGTAGTAGTAATTGGACTTGGAGCATTAATTGCAAAATCAGTTATGCTTTTTAATATAATCAAATGGATTGGTGTTGTTTATCTTATTTATTTAGGTCTTTCAAAAATCTTTGAGAAAGTTGAGACTATAGATGAAGAAGAACATTTAAAAGCATATAGTGCAAAAAGAGCCTTTATTAGTGCAACTTTAATAAATCTAACAAACCCTAAAGCAACTGTATTTTTAGTTGCATTTATTCCTCAGTTTTTAAATCCTGAGTACTCTTTATGGATTCAATTTGGAATAATTTGCTTAACTTTATGTGTAATTGATATCTTTGTAATGACAGGTTATTCATCAATGGCATCTAAATTAAAGTTTTTAATAAAAGATGTAAAAGCAATGAAAGTACAAAATAGAATTACTGGAAGTTTTTTAATTTTAGCAGCTATATTTATGAGTACAACAAAAAGAGCTTAA
- a CDS encoding class III extradiol ring-cleavage dioxygenase: protein MYSSLFISHGAPNIILQDSLSKANIKSFARGLEKPKYIIIFSAHYVTNDLKIINYENNDLLYDFYGFEKELYEYEYEIKSDKSISLKIVKHLKENDINISIDNTRVNYDHGVWSCLSMMYDKLDIPVIQLSVPSSYTKEQLIDLGEKLAIFKDEALLIGSGGLTHNLSDMQVSDSIKTYAKNFNDEVINIINSGNQERLLEIAKTINYKQNHPRDEHFLPLFIIFGSAKNKKGKSFNSEFMYSNISMECFAFDLKD, encoded by the coding sequence ATGTACTCGTCACTATTTATTTCACATGGAGCACCAAATATTATTCTTCAAGACTCTCTTAGTAAAGCAAATATAAAAAGCTTTGCTAGGGGTTTAGAAAAACCTAAATATATAATCATTTTTTCTGCACACTATGTGACAAATGACTTAAAAATTATAAACTATGAAAACAATGATTTATTATATGACTTCTATGGTTTTGAAAAAGAGTTATATGAATACGAATATGAAATAAAAAGTGATAAGAGTATAAGCCTTAAAATTGTAAAGCATCTTAAAGAAAATGACATCAATATTTCTATAGATAATACAAGAGTTAACTATGACCATGGTGTATGGAGTTGTCTTTCAATGATGTATGATAAGCTTGATATTCCAGTTATTCAACTATCTGTACCAAGCTCTTATACAAAAGAACAACTAATAGACTTAGGTGAAAAATTAGCTATCTTTAAAGATGAAGCTTTACTTATAGGAAGTGGTGGATTAACACATAATCTTTCAGATATGCAAGTAAGCGATTCAATTAAAACTTATGCAAAAAACTTTAATGATGAAGTAATAAATATAATAAATAGTGGTAACCAAGAAAGGTTACTAGAAATAGCAAAAACTATTAACTATAAACAGAATCATCCAAGGGATGAACACTTCTTACCTCTATTTATTATATTTGGAAGTGCAAAAAATAAAAAAGGCAAATCCTTTAATAGTGAATTTATGTATTCAAATATCTCAATGGAATGTTTTGCCTTTGATTTAAAGGACTAA